Part of the Rhizobium sp. WYJ-E13 genome is shown below.
ACCCGAAGGCGCTGGCCGAGTTCGAAGTCTCCCTCTCAGCCAAGATGCTGATGTTCCTTCAGGACAATTTCCGGGGTCGCATCGATCCCAACAAGCTGTCGAACTATTATGATTTCAAGCGCAAGCCTGTCGATCTGAAGGGCACGATCGCCCAGCTCTCGGCCACGCCTGATCTGATGGTGGTCTTCGACCGCCTGCTGCCGAGCAACCCGAAATTCGCCCAGCTCGCCGCCGAGCTGCATTACCTGCGCACATCAGGCCAGGGCGGCGATGCTGCCGCCAACATCAACAAGGTGATCGTGGCGATGGAGGAAATGCGCTGGCTGCCACAGGAATTCCCCGAGCGCTACGTGTTCATCAACCAGCCGGCCTACATGGCCTATTATTATGAAAACAGCACGCTGACACTCTCGATGAAGGCGGTCATCGGCCAGCAGGATCACCAGACCAACTTCTTCGACGCCTCGATCAAGACAGTCGAATTCAACCCTGACTGGGGCGTGCCGCAATCGATCATCCGCAACGAGATGCTGCCGCACCTGAAGCGCGACCCCGCCTATCTCGACAAGGAAGGCTATGTCGTCTCGGTCAAGGGCAAGACCATGCCATCGGCCAAGGTCGACTGGTCGCAGCCGCTCGAAAATATCGGCGTCGTCCAGCCGCCAGGTCCTGACAATGCGCTGGGACAGCTGAAGATCCTTTTCCCGAACTCTCATGACATCTACATGCACGACACCCCGGCCCGCGGCAAATTTGCCTCGCAGGACCGCATGTTCAGCCACGGATGTGTGCGCCTGGAAAACCCGAAGGCGATGGCCGCCGCCGTCCTGAAGACCTCGGTCGAGTTCGTCGATCAGCAGATCGCGGACGGCGCCAAGAAGGACATGCCGGTTCCTGAACAGGTTCCGGTCTACGTCTCCTATTTCACCGCATGGCCGACCGACGATGGCGTCATCCACTATTTCGACGACATCTACGGCCGCGATGCGGAAACGCTAACGGCGATTTCGGCCACGACCGCGAGCCGGGCGCAATCCTAGACAGTGGGATGATTAAAGCCTGACTCACCGGTCGTAGCCTGCGAAGGCCGGCGGGGAAGCCCTCACCTGTGCAGCGCCCGGCAACTGTGGCATAACTAGGCCATGGCAATACATGTCTTGGCAGTCCATCGTGACACTGTCGGGACGGAACAGGCGGCAGGCGGTTCGCTTGCACGGGCCTATTCCGTAGGCGTCCTCTGCTGGCTTTTGTCAGCCGGCGTCTACATCGCAGCCAAATGGGTCTCCACGGAAATGCCGCCCTGGGCGCTCTGCTTCTGGCGCGTGCTCATCGCCTTCGCGATCCTGTTGCCGATCGTGCAGCACCATTTTTCCGCGATGCTCGCGCTGGTGCGGGCGCGCGGCCTGGAGCTGCTTTTCATCGGTGGCATGGGACTGGCCATCTGTCAGGGCCTGATCTTCGTCGGCCTTCAACATGCCGATGCCACCACCGCCGGCATCATCATCGCGCTGATCCCGATCATCACCATGATCCTCGCCCGCCTGATGCTGGCAGAGCCGATGGGACGCTGGCAGGTCACCGGCTCGATCCTCGCCTTCCTCGGCATCCTCATCATCATCGTCAAGGGCAGCCCGGATGCACTGCTGCGCCTCGACTTCAATCCCGGCGAACTCTGGATCGTCGCCGGCGCCTTCTGCTTCAGCCTCTACACGGTGCTGCTGCGCCGCGCGAAATTCGACTTGAACCGGCTCGCGCTGCTCGTCCTGCTGCTCGGCGCCGCCGCGCTGACAGCCCTGCCCTTCTACCTCTACGAACTCGCCGCCGACGAACGCACGACGCTGAATACGAGCGGCCTCATCGCACTCGCCTATGTCGCGATCCCCGGCGGCGCGCTCATGTATTATCTCTTCAACCGAAGCATCGAAGCGCTGGGGGCCGCCCGCGCCGGCGTGCTCCTCTACATCCAGACGATCTTCATCGCCGTGCTCGCCTATTTCATCCTCGGCGAGAAACTGCAGACCTATCATCTCGAAGGTGCCGCCCTCATCATCGCCGGATTGCTGCTGATCATTTTGCTGAAACCGAAGGCAAAGGCCGCAGCCGCCTGAAGGCGGCGCGTGCAGAACCCTCAGCTCTTCACACCCGCCCCATAACGCAGCCCGTCCACCAGCAGGGCAATCATCCGCCGCGTCACCGCCGGATCGTCCCCCTGCCCGAGGTTGGAAAGCTGCGCGCCGGCGCGCAGGAGCTCGCTCGCGTCCACATCGCCGCGTGCAGCGCCCACCGCAACGGCTCTGTCCAGCAGTCCCTGCAAAGCCGGGATCATGCGCTCGTCGAAATAGGCCGGCAGCGCCTGATAGGCCGGGTCGCCGGAATGAAGCGCTGCGGCAAGGCCGCGCTTGGCCATGATGAAATCGGCAAAGCGCTGCATCCAGCGCGACAGCGCCTCGCCTGGCCCATGCTCGGCGGCGAGTGTTATGGCAGCATCGGCGCAGGCATCCATCTCGTTGCGCACGACCGCCTTGATGAGGTCCGAGCGCTGCGGAAAATGGCGGTAGAGCGTGCCGACGCCCACCCCTGCCTTGTCGGCGATCTCGCGCACCGGCGCATCGACGCCCGAGGTGGCAAATACATCCAAGGCGGCTTTCAGCAGCGAATCGAGGTTGCGCCGCGCATCCGCCCGCACAGGCCTGTCATGGCCGCTATCAGCCTCGCCCACCTCGCCCGGGCTGTCCGTCCCGCTGGTCATATCAACACCCCTTGCAAAACGGAACATTGTTCCGTATAAACGGAACCGCGTTCCGGATACGCCCTTATACCCTGTTTGCCAGGACTTTGCCAGCCGCAAAGCCTGCGTGACGGGCAGATCAAGATTCACCTGCTCCTGCGAGCAGTTCAAGATTCGAAGGAAACGAAGATGCAATACCGTCCCCTTGGCCGCACCGGCATCAAGGTCAGCCCCTATTGCCTTGGCGCCATGATGTTCGGTGCGATCGGCAATGCCGATCATGACGATTCCATCCGCATCATCCACAAAGCACTCGATACCGGCATCAACTTCATCGACACCGCCGATATGTACAGCCACGGCGAATCCGAGGAGATCGTCGGCAAGGCGCTGAAGGGCCGGCGCGACAATGTCGTGCTCGCCACCAAATGCTTCATCCCGATGGGCCAGGATCCAAACCAGCAGGGCAGCTCGCGCCGCTGGATCTATCGCGCGGTGGAAGATTCGCTGCGCCGCCTGCAGACCGATTATATCGACCTGTTCCAGATGCACCGCCCCGCCCCCGATACAGATATCGAGGAAACGCTCTCGGCCCTCACGGATCTGATGCGTGCAGGCAAGATCCGCGCCATCGGCTCCTCCACCTTCCCCGCCTCCGATATCATCGAGGCGCAATGGGTGGCCGAAAAACGAGGGCTGGCCCGCTTCCGCACCGAGCAGCCGCCCTATTCGATCCTGCATCGCGGCATCGAACGCGAGGTCCTGCCGACGCTCGAACGCTACGGCATGGGCGCGCTGGTCTGGAGCCCGCTCGCCATGGGCATGCTGACCGGCCGCTACCGCCGGGGTGCAGCTCAGCCCGACAGCACCCGCGTTGCCTATTTTCCCAAGCAAATGTCGAATGAAAACAGCCTCGATGCCGTCGAGCAGCTCATCCCGCTCGCAGAAGGTGCCGGCATCTCGCTCACCCACATGGCGCTTGCCTTCGTCATCGCCCATCCGGGCGTTACGTCGGCGATCCTCGGGCCGCGCACGATGGAACAGCTCGATGATCTCCTCGCCGGCGCGCAGGTGCGTCTGAGCGACGAGCTGCTCGATGCCATCGACGCCATTGTACCACCGGGCACCGAAACCGGCCCGCTGGAAGCCAACTATAAGACCCCGGCGATCCAGACCGCGAGCCTGCGGCGCCGTCCGCCCGCCGAACGCGCCGCCGGCTGATCGGTAAAACAGGTCTGAAGGCTCCGCTATTCCCGCGGAGCCTTCGGCACAACGGCGGATCAAACCGCCTCGGAAGGTAACTGCGACAGCCTGCGTTGCGCCTCCTCCACCTCGATGGCGAGCTCCTCCAGAAACTCGTCCCACATATCGAGCGCCCTCAAGCCTTCACGCGTGCGAAACAGATAATCGGCCGAACTGCCGATACTGCCCGAAGCCGTGGCAAGCCGTTGAATGGTCGCCTCCCGGGAAAGCCCGCCCGCATAAGTGTTTGCAAGCGGGTTCATGGTGAAAGCAATGCCGCTTCCAAAGCGGGTACCCTCTTCATCGAGCAGGTCGACCCAGCGGGGAATATAGGCCTCGGCCACCATCTCCCGCCGCCACAACAACTCGAGTTCGTGCAGAAGATCCTCTTCCTCCAGGCGCAGGGCGACCCCATCGCAGGCCCCGCCCGCGTCAAGGCCGAGCACGAGACCTGGATTGTCAGGCGTACCCCGCCCGGAAACGGTGGCAAGGCAAAAGGACCGGCGCCAACCCTCGATGCGGGCTTTCCGGCTTTCGACGCTGAGAATGATCGGATTCCAGATCAACGAACCATAGGCGAAAATCCAGACATCGCCGGCCGGCCGCTCCGCAAGTATCGATGCGAGGGATGCATGCCGCTCCTCGTCGCTGAGAAGTTTGAGCG
Proteins encoded:
- a CDS encoding aldo/keto reductase, giving the protein MQYRPLGRTGIKVSPYCLGAMMFGAIGNADHDDSIRIIHKALDTGINFIDTADMYSHGESEEIVGKALKGRRDNVVLATKCFIPMGQDPNQQGSSRRWIYRAVEDSLRRLQTDYIDLFQMHRPAPDTDIEETLSALTDLMRAGKIRAIGSSTFPASDIIEAQWVAEKRGLARFRTEQPPYSILHRGIEREVLPTLERYGMGALVWSPLAMGMLTGRYRRGAAQPDSTRVAYFPKQMSNENSLDAVEQLIPLAEGAGISLTHMALAFVIAHPGVTSAILGPRTMEQLDDLLAGAQVRLSDELLDAIDAIVPPGTETGPLEANYKTPAIQTASLRRRPPAERAAG
- a CDS encoding DMT family transporter; the protein is MAIHVLAVHRDTVGTEQAAGGSLARAYSVGVLCWLLSAGVYIAAKWVSTEMPPWALCFWRVLIAFAILLPIVQHHFSAMLALVRARGLELLFIGGMGLAICQGLIFVGLQHADATTAGIIIALIPIITMILARLMLAEPMGRWQVTGSILAFLGILIIIVKGSPDALLRLDFNPGELWIVAGAFCFSLYTVLLRRAKFDLNRLALLVLLLGAAALTALPFYLYELAADERTTLNTSGLIALAYVAIPGGALMYYLFNRSIEALGAARAGVLLYIQTIFIAVLAYFILGEKLQTYHLEGAALIIAGLLLIILLKPKAKAAAA
- a CDS encoding gamma-glutamylcyclotransferase; translated protein: MTINNKRSEAVACCGEEILSRELLLSGTFADLLAGEAPSLKLLSDEERHASLASILAERPAGDVWIFAYGSLIWNPIILSVESRKARIEGWRRSFCLATVSGRGTPDNPGLVLGLDAGGACDGVALRLEEEDLLHELELLWRREMVAEAYIPRWVDLLDEEGTRFGSGIAFTMNPLANTYAGGLSREATIQRLATASGSIGSSADYLFRTREGLRALDMWDEFLEELAIEVEEAQRRLSQLPSEAV
- a CDS encoding murein L,D-transpeptidase → MPLRTSSRWIAPLAGLLVLSGSAIAVRAEPQPAPPVTQASPKPAYTVPARRPAHIVRQDTGASLSALFDSVSGNQAKVLNEMGDLTVSMNNDIAEAIEAYYAQPKAKLIWVDGRGPTPKAAQALSLLKQADDWGLNAGDYAVAPPQRSDPKALAEFEVSLSAKMLMFLQDNFRGRIDPNKLSNYYDFKRKPVDLKGTIAQLSATPDLMVVFDRLLPSNPKFAQLAAELHYLRTSGQGGDAAANINKVIVAMEEMRWLPQEFPERYVFINQPAYMAYYYENSTLTLSMKAVIGQQDHQTNFFDASIKTVEFNPDWGVPQSIIRNEMLPHLKRDPAYLDKEGYVVSVKGKTMPSAKVDWSQPLENIGVVQPPGPDNALGQLKILFPNSHDIYMHDTPARGKFASQDRMFSHGCVRLENPKAMAAAVLKTSVEFVDQQIADGAKKDMPVPEQVPVYVSYFTAWPTDDGVIHYFDDIYGRDAETLTAISATTASRAQS
- a CDS encoding TetR/AcrR family transcriptional regulator; the encoded protein is MTSGTDSPGEVGEADSGHDRPVRADARRNLDSLLKAALDVFATSGVDAPVREIADKAGVGVGTLYRHFPQRSDLIKAVVRNEMDACADAAITLAAEHGPGEALSRWMQRFADFIMAKRGLAAALHSGDPAYQALPAYFDERMIPALQGLLDRAVAVGAARGDVDASELLRAGAQLSNLGQGDDPAVTRRMIALLVDGLRYGAGVKS